From bacterium HR11:
TACTGGGGCGCCCTGATCGCCTGGGACGCCACGACCGGCAAGCGTGTCTGGGAGATCCGGGAGAAGTTCCCGGCCTGGAGCGGCGTCTTGGCGACGGGCGGCGGCCTCGTCTTCTACGGGACGATGGACGGTTGGTTCAAGGCCGTGGACGCCAAGTCCGGCAAGGTCCTGTGGCAGCACAAGGTCGGCTCGGGCATCATCGCGGCACCGATGACCTTCCTGGGTCCGGACGGCAAGCAGTACATCGCGACCTACTCGGGCGTCGGTGGGTGGTTCGGCCTGCCGGTGGCGGCGGGTCTGCCGCCGGACGACCCCTTCGGCGCCCTGGGTGCCGTCGGGGCGGCCTACCAGTCGGGCTTGGATAAGGCCACGACACTGGGCGGCATGCTCTACGTGTTCGCCCTCGAGTAAGATACGGTAACCCTCTGAAATCGTCGCTCCCCGTCCCGTCTCTCGACGGGGCGGGGAGCTTTATCCATCCCCCACCCTGACCGTGGACCCCGCCGGAGAAAGCGAGGCAAGATCCCAGCCCCGCTCACCAGAGTGGGGGTCCATATCAGGATGCAAGGGGATCGGGAATGGTGAATGGAGAGAACACGCTGGCGGATGGCTGGTATTGATATCATATACTATACAGGTTGAACGTTTTGGGGATGTTAAGATGATTCATTTACGAAAGATCATTCAGGAAATCATTGGATGCGTCGGTGTCGGCCTCCTTTTGACCCTGGGTAGCCTGGGGGCCCAGGAGGCGACGCCGCCGACAGAGAACGTCCTGCGGGTCTGTGCCGACCCGGCCGACTTGCCCTTTTCAGACCAGAATCGGCAGGGCTTCGAGAACAAAATCGCCGAGGTCGTCGCCCAAGCGATGGGTGCCCGGCTTGAGTACTACTGGTGGCCTTATCAACGGGGTCTGGTCCGGCGTACGTTGGAAGAAGGCAAGTGCGACGTTCTCATCAACGTCCCGACGGAATGGGAACTCGTCCTGACGACCCGGCCGTATTACCGGACGACGTATGTCCTGGTATCCAAGGCCGACAGCGAGTTGCAGGTCTCTTCCGGCCTCCAGGACCCCGTCCTCCAGAAGGTCCGGGTCGGCGTGCATCTCAATACGCCGCCTCACGTCTTGCTGGCCGAGCATGGGATTGTCGAAAACGTCACGGCCTATCCCCTTTCCTACGACCCTCAATTTCATCCAGAGGACTATCCGGGTAAGCTCATCGAGGACCTGCTGGCCGGGAAGGTCGATGTGGCCGTCGTGTGGGGGCCTATCGCCGGGTACTTTGCCAAGAAGAAGGGAGCGCCCCTGCGGATCGTCCCGGTCCCGGACGAGAATCCCCGGATCCCGATGGCCTTTAACATGTCGATGGGCGTGCGTAAGGGAAATAAGGCGTTAAAGGCTCGACTGGAGGAAATTCTGACGGCCAAAGCGGCGGAAATCCGGGCCATCCTGGAGGACTATGGCGTCCCCCTCTTGGAAATTCAGCCGGTCCGGGAAAAGCCCGCCCCGCCGAAGGAAGGCCACAAGCATCCGGGATGATGGGAAGTGGCGGAGTGACGACGTGACGACGTGACGCATGGCTCACCGCCGGTAGGGTCGTTTCCACCCACTTTTCAGGCCACTCTTAAGCTATGAGCCATGACCCTGCGCCGTAGAGGGCCTGCGTCGCTCCGTCCCATCGTCACTCTCCCAAATGGAGGCCTCCGATGTGGCAGGGACACCGGATCTACGGGTGGGTCGGACTCCTGATCGCCGGCGTCGTGGTCGGCCACGGCCTGCTGGGAGCCCAGAACCCGCCGCAGAATCCCTATGCCGGCAATGCCGAAGCCGCCAAGGAAGGGTATCAGATCTTCCAAAAGATGGGTTGTCCGGGGTGCCACGGTGCCGGCGGCGGAGGCGGTATGGGCTGGTCCCTGATCGACTGCGTCTGGCGTTTCGGATGGGACGACGCCACGCTGTTCCGCCTGATCAAGGGCCAAATCCCCGAGCAGACGATGCCCCGCGGGTTTGGCGACGTCCTGACCGACGACCAAGTCTGGAAAATCATCGCCTGGGTGCGGACGATCAACCATTGTGAAGAAAACGTCATCGGCACACCGACAGCGGCGACGACGGCCCCGAATCCAGAAGCCGAGGCCCAGGAACAAGAAAAGGCTTGCCGGTTGGTCGCCATCAATCAAAATATGATTCGCCAGACCCTGCAGGCTTTTCCCGACTACGCCTCGACTTACGTGATCCTGTATCGGGACGACGTGACGAAGCCTGTCCAGTCCCTGGAAGACCCGGCGCTTTCGAAACTTCGGGTCGGCGTGAACGCCGATACGCCCGTCGTGGACCTCTTGAAGAAGGCCGGGGCCTCCAACGTCGTGACCTACTCGCTGTCGGAAGGCCCCATGGGGCAAATCGTGACGGACGTCTTGGACCGGAAGATCGACGTGGCCGTGGTATGGGCGCCCCTGGCCGGCTTCTTCATCTGGCAGTCGGACACGGAGCATCGTCTGACGGCCGTGCCCCTGGCGGCGGTTCTGACGGCCCCGACACCGTTGCATTCTGCCGAAGCTTCGTCCACGCCGTATGTCCAGCGCTGCCAGCAGTTCTTGCACGGCATCCTGGAGTCTTACGGCGTCGTGCCGGCTCAGGTCCTGACGGCGGGCTCCAATTCACGCTGACCTAATGATTCGGCCCTTCGGGGTTCGGCCGTTGGGCAGGCCGGCCGATAGACCCCTTCGCTTACGGCTCATAGCCGACCCGACGCCACTTTCACGAACCGAACGGCTATGCGTAAGAGGCCTATCGGGGCGGTCGTCTTGGCGGCCGGGGCCTCGACCCGCTTGGGGACCCCTAAGCAGTTGATCCGGTTCCGGCACCGGCGCCTCTTGGAGCATGTGATTTACGCCGCCGTGACGGCCGGCTTCCGGCCCGTCGTCGTCGTGGTCGGGGCTCATGCGGACCGCATTCGACAGACCGTCGTCCTCCCGCCGGGTGTTCGGTGGGTCGAGAACCCTCAATGGCCGGGGGGGATGAGCACATCCATCCGCACTGGCCTGACGGCTCTCGTCGAGGCGGACCCCTCCGTCGCCGGCGCCTTGCTGATGGCTTGCGACCAGCCCTACGTGTCGGCGGCTCTCCTGCGACGGATCCAGGCGGCCTACCGGCGCACGGGCGCGCCGGTCGTGGCCTGCGCATACGGCGGCACGTTCGGCGTGCCGGCCCTCTTCGACCGGTCGCTGTTCCCCGAGCTACAGGCCCTGCAGGGCGACCGCGGGGCGAAGTCGGTGATCGCCAAGTATCTGGACCGAGCCGTCCAGGTCTCCTTTCCCTGGGGCGCCATCGACATCGACACGGCGGCAGACCGTGCGAAGCTTCTGCGCCGCTCGACCCGTCGGTCGGCGGACCGCTCGTGAGACATTCAGTTGACAGGGGCGGAGGTGGGCTCTATATTTTTCATCCATCATCGGACGATGCTGTGGAGCGATGCGGAGCGACGTCTCTGAAGAGCCATACGGTCCTGAAGCGTTTCGGCAAGCGGGGCGCTGGACGGGTCCGCGGGGCGGCTGGACGCTCGCGAAAAGGAACAAGAGAGGTTTTTCTTGTGTCTGGGTTCCGAGGGATCTGCTGATCGCTTTCCCCATGCGTCTCCCTCGACGAGGCCGAGAGGACCCGAGCGTGGATTTCCCCCATCGGACCTTTTTACCTCGACAGTCTCAGCCTACATAGAGGATCCCCCATGCCCCGCTTCTTTAAACGCTACGCACCGCCCGGTACGTCCCCTGGTTTGCTGACGATCCCGGCGGAAGCGCCGGCCCGCCCGGTGAGCCTGGCGGCCCTTTACTACCACGGCGAGGCCTTTGAAGAGTTCACACCGGCCCGGGTCGCCGACGTCCTGCCCTATTTGTCCCGGCGGGGCGTCCTCTGGCTCAACGTCGAGGGCCTCGACCGGACGGTCCTGGAGGAGCTCGGCCAAGCCTTCTCGATCCATCCCCTCACCCTGGAAGACATCCTCCACACGGGCCAGCGGCCCAAGATCGAGGACTACGAGCACTACGTCTTCATCGTGCAGTACCTCTTTCGCCATCGGGAGGACGCCACCGACTTTCATCTGGAGGCCGAACAGATCAACATCGTCCTGGGGTCTAACTATGTGGTAACCGTTCAGGAAGGCAAGCCGGGTGATGCCTTCGATCCCATCCGCGAGCGGATTCGGTCCGGCCATGGGCGGATCCGTCAGATGGGCGCTGACTACCTGGCCTATGCCCTGCTGGATACGATCGTGGACCACTACTTTCCACTACTGGAAGCCGTCGGCGAGACGGTCGAGGACCTACAGGACGAGCTGGTCCTGCACCCGTCGCCGGGGCTCCTGCCCCGCCTGCACGCCCTGAAGCGGGAACTCCTGTTCATGCGCCGGACGTTGTGGCCGACCCGGGAGGTCGTCCTCGGGATGATGGACCGCATCGGCAATCAGGCGATTCACGCCGAGACCCGGGTCTACCTGCGGGACGTTTACGACCATGCCGTGCAGGCCATCGACATCTTAGAGACGTACCGGGAAATGCTGGCCGACATGGTCGACGTGTACCTCTCCAGCGTCAGCAACCAGATCAATCAGGTCATGAAGGTCCTGACGGTCATCGCCACGATCTTCATTCCCCTGACGTTCATCGTCGGGGTCTACGGCATGAACTTTAATACGCAGGTCAGCCCCTGGAACATGCCGGAGCTGAACTGGCGGTACGGCTACCCGGCCGTCCTGGCCGGGATGGCCCTGATCGCCGGCGGGATGCTCTACTACTTCAAGCGGAGGGGATGGCTATGACCAAGACAAACAACGAGGACGCCAAACCGCCCCAGCGCAAGCGGTGGATGACCCTGCGGCCCCGGACCCTGGGGCCGGTCCACAACCTGGAGCAACACGTGCGCCCCGACTGGTGGCGCCGCATCTTCAATTCCATCTATCTCAAGACGGACGCCGACGTCATCGACGACCCTACCATCACGGCCCAAGAAGTCGACTACATCATCCGGGTCCTCCAGCTCCAGCCCGACGACCGCATCCTCGACCTCTGTTGCGGCCAGGGCCGGCACAGCCTGGAGCTGGCCCGTCGGGGCTTCCGCTCCATCGACAGCCTGGACCGGTCCCACTACCTCATCCAGCGGGCGAAGGCGGCCGCCCGGAAGGAGGGCCTGCCGGTCCGCTTCCGGGAGGGCGACGCCCGCAAGCTCCCGTACGGACCCGACACCTTCGACGTGGTCCTCCTGCTGGGCAACAGCTTCGGCTACTTCGAGACCCTCCAGGACGACCTCCAGGTCCTGCGGGAGATCTTCCGCGTCCTGAAGCCCTGGGGCCGCGTCCTCATCGACGTGGCCGACGGCGACTACCTGCGGCAGAACTTCGAGCCCCGTTCGTGGGAGTGGATCGACCGCAACTACTTCGTCTGTCGGGAACGGAGCCTCTCGTCGGACGGAGAGCGCCTCATCACGCGGGAGGTCGTGACCCACGTCCGGAAGGGCGTCATCGTCGACCAGTTTTACGCCGAGCGCCTCTACAATCGGGAGCGCCTGCGGTCCCTGCTGGCCGAGGCCGGCTTCAGCGACATCGAGTTTCCGGGGACCCTGACGCCCGAGTCCCAGCGGAATCAAGACCTGGGCATGATGGCCCGCCGGATCATCGTCACGGCCGTCGTCAAGAAGGCCTGGTCGCCGGTTCGCCACAAGCCCCAACCGGCCGTCCGCTCCGTCGCCGTCGTCCTCGGCGATCCCCGGAAGCCGGACCCCCTCAAGCCGGGGCACCGCTTCGACGAGGACGACCTCTACACGATCGACCAGCTCAAGGACGCCCTCCGGAGCCTCTCGGGCTACCGGTTCATCTACTTGGACGACCACGACCGGCTGGTCGAGCACCTGACCCGCCTGAAGGGGAAGATCGACTTTGTATTTAACCTCTGCGACGAGGGTTTCGGGAACGATTACGCCCGTGAGCTCCACGTCCCGGCCCTCTTGGAGATCCTGGGCATCCCCTATACGGGAGCGGGCCCCCAGTGCTTGGCCTACTGCTACGACAAGTCGCTCGTCCGGGGCGTCGCCAAGGAAATGGGCATCCCCGTCCCGGAAGCCATCTTCATCCGTCCGGAGGACACGACCTTCGAGCTCCCGATGAGCTTTCCGGTCATCGTGAAGCCCAACTTCGGGGACAGTAGCTTTGGCATCACGGTCCGGTCGGTCTGCTCGACCATCGAGGAGCTGTCGGCGGCCATCGAGGAAATCCGGACGAAGTTCGGCTACGAGAAGCCCATCCTCGTCGAGGAGTTCCTGACGGGCAAGGACCTGACGGTCGGCATCATCGGGAATCCCCCGGACGACTACATCGTCTTGCCCATCGCCGAGGAGGACTACTCGGTCCTGCCGCCGGGCCTGCCGCCCATCTGCGGATATGAGGCCAAGTGGCTCCCGGACTCCCCGTACTGGAAGCTCCGGTCGATCCCGGCGGACCTGCCGGACGACGTCGAGAAGGCCATCATCGAGGACTGCCTCCAGCTCTTCCAACGCCTCGGCTGTCGGGACTACGCCCGATTTGACTGGCGGCTGGACGCCGAGGGACGGCCCAAACTCCTGGAGGTCAACCCGAATCCCGGCTGGTGCTGGGACGGCCATCTGGCCAAGATGGCGGCCTTGCAGGGCATGAGTTACACGGAAATGCTCCTGGCCATCCTGCAGGCGGCCGAACGGCGGCTGGGCCTGACGCCGACCGTCGAGGCGGCCGAGGTCCTCGCCCCGGTACGGTCGGAAGCGTCGGCGGCCGTGCGGCGATAGGGACGGTCTACGCGAGGGCGGGGGGACGACGGGGCCCCGAGCCCCGATATTGGGGACGTTGGGTATGTGGGAGCCTCTGCTACCCAAGTGGGCCGGCTGGGCTTACTGGGGGGCCATGGGGGCCGCCGTCGGGAGCTTCCTGAATGTATGCATCTACCGCATCCCGCGGGGCGAGAGCATCGTCTTCCCCCGGTCCCGATGCCCGCGGTGCGCCCACCCGATCCCTTGGTACTACAACATCCCGGTCCTGTCCTGGCTGTGGCTCCGGGGCCGGTGTGCCTTCTGCCGGGGACCCATCAGCGTGCGGTACTTCCTGGTCGAACTCTGGACGGCTCTTACGTATGTCGGCCTCTTTGACCGCTGGGGCTGGAGCCCAACGTTCCTTATCCTGGCCGTCTTCCTGAGCCTCTGCATCGCCTTGTTCTTCATCGACCTGGAGTGGCAGGTCCTCCCGAACGGACTGACGATCCCGGGCGCGGCCGTCGGCCTCCTGACGATGGGGCCGAACGCCTTGGTGACCTGGGAATCAGGCCTGCTTGGGTTCGGCCTGGGCGTGACGATCCCCCTGGGGCTGATCGGCCTCTACTGGCTGGTCCGGCGGGAAGAGGGTATGGGCCTCGGAGACGTGAAACTGCTGGCCATGATCGGGGCCTTCCTGGGGGCCGGACGGCTCCTGATGGTCCTGATGATAGCTTCGGTGGCGGGCGTCCTCGGGGGCTTGGTCCTCTGGCGGCGCCAGCGGACGACCCCACTCGGCCGGGTCGCCGTGCCCTTCGGGACGTTCCTCTGCGGGGCCGCCTGGCTCGTCGTGTTCTGGGGCGACACCGCCTACGAGGCCTACCATCGGTGGCTGATCCGGTGGTATCTGGGATTGTAAAGGCCTCGCTTCGTGACCACCGGATGTCGGGACGACGAGATGGGGTCTGAAAAAGAAGCCGTCGTCTGGACCGAGGGATATGGGTCGGCGTCGTCCCTTTGGAATGGCGGGTCGCGACCGGCGAATGGTCTGGAGTCCGTGGCTCTCATTCAACCCCGTCCCGCCATCCCGTTGGAATGATGACCCCGCTCTGGCGAGCGGGGCTTGGACGAGAACGGCCTATTGCTTTGTCAATTAAACTGTTTCGGCCATTCGGGAACCCGGCCGTTCGGGAGTCCGGCGACTTCACGACGAATTTCCCTGGTTCCCGGACGTCCGGATTCCCAAAGAATCTAAGATGACAAAGGAGCACTATCGGCCGACCTGCCCATTTGCCGAATTCCCGAATGGCCGAACTCCCGATATCCTGCATCTGTCCAAAGCGGCTGGGATTCATGCGGACGGCCTGGTACTGGTGCCTGTACGACTGGGCCAACTCGGCCTTTGCGACCGTCATGCTGACGGCCGTCCTGCCGACGTACTTCCTCGGCGTGGCACCCGAGCGGGTCCGCTTCTTGGGTCTCGAATGGCCGGCCGAGAGCCTGTGGGCTTACACGGTCGGCGTATCCGTCGGCCTGATGGCCCTCCTGATGCCGGTCCTGGGGGCCATCGCCGACCAGGCCGGCCGCCGGTTTGCCTCCCTCGTGGCCTTTGCGGCCGTCGGCGTCCTGGCGACCGTCGCCACGGGGACCGTGTCCCCGTCGGCCTGGTGGGGCCTCCTGATAGCCTTCATCGTCGGCAACGTCGGGTTTGAAGGCTCGTTGGTGTTCTACAACGCTCTGCTCCCCCACGTCGTCGGGCCGAAGGACTACGACCGGGTGTCGAGCTGGGGCTTTGCGGCCGGCTACGTCGGCGGCGGTCTGGCCCTGGCCGGCGTACTGGCCTGGCTGTGGATTGCCCCGGCGTGGTGGGACATCCCGGCCGTCCAGGCCGTCCGCCACGGGCTGGTCGCCACGGGCCTCTGGTGGGGCCTCTTTGGGGCCGTCGCCTGCTGGGGCCTGCGGCGGGTCGAGGCCGGGTCAGCTCGGCCCCTCCACCTGGGCGAGGCCTTCCGGCAGGGCTGGGCCCGCCTCTACCAGACCTTTCGGGCCCTCCGGCCGTATCGGTCGGCCTTTCGATTCCTGGCGGCGTACCTGATATACAACGACGCCGTCGAGACGACGATCGCCCTGGCGGCCGTCTTCGGTCAGAAGGCCCTGGACATCCCCCAGACCCGCCTGATCCTCATCATCCTGGTCGTACAGTTTCTGGCTTTTCCGGGGGCTCTCTTCTGGGGATGGACCACCCGGCGGGTCGCGACGTTTCACGTCCTGGAGGTCCTGTTGGGCCTGTGGGCGGTCCTGACGGGGAGCGCTTTCTTCGTCCGGACAGAAGCGGCCTTCTGGGGTCTGGCAGGCGGGATCGCCTGGATTTTGGGCGGGATCCAGGCCCTCAGCCGCTCGTACTACGCCCGCCTGTTCCCCCCGGAGAGCTCGGGCGAGTTCTTCGGTTTCTATGCCGTCACGAGCAAGTTTGCGGCCATCCTGGGGCCCATCCTGGTCGGGGCGATGACCCAGGTCTTCGGCCACATCCGCTACGGCATCCCGGGATTGGTCCTGTTTTACGTCGTCGGCTGGGCCCTCCTGCGGACGATCCCGCCCTCGGACCGGCGAATATAGGGCAGTAAGGCAATAAGTGGACCGGCGGTTACGGCTCCATGAAGCGGCAATCGTCTTGGGCAGACAGACAAGGCGGGGGGGGTTACCTTCATACTCCGCCTCCTTACTACCCTACTTTTCCGGTAGGATGACCCGGACTTCGGCGGGGACGCCCTCGACGGGAGCCACCGACGCTTGGCCCCGCCGGCCCTCCTTTTGGGCCTCGACGATAATGCCCCCCTGCGTCGGAACCCGGCGGAATTCCAAGAACCCTTGTTCGTCGGTCAAGACCGTCTGAACACGGGGGCCGCAAAAGTAAGTCAGGTCCAGACCGCCCGGCGAACGGAGGGTCACCCGAGCCCCAGCGACGGGCCGCCCTTGGGCGTCTATGACCTGAACCCGGAGCGGGGCGCCTAAGCTCAACCGAAAGTCCACGAAGGCAGTCTCCTGGGCCACCGTCAGGCCCTCGACGAAGCTCGGCGCATAGCCGTCGGCAGAGGTGACGACGTTTAAGGGCACGCCCATCGGGAGGCCGTAGACCGTATATTCTCCCATGCCCGCCCCGGATTGCAGGTACGACCCCTGGCGGGCGTCATAGACCTGGACCTCGCCCTGCACGGGGCGGCCCTGCATGTCCAGGATCTTGCCCCGCAGGGTTCCGCCCGTCGTCAACTCGACCCGCAGGGTCGGCGGGATCCCCTGGGGATCGTCCCAGGTCTGCTCGAAGCGGGCATATCCCGGCCGAACGACCGTCAGAGTCGTCGGACCGGTCGAAAAGCCGATCAGCGAACAGGTCCCGTCGGGACGGGTGGAGCAGGCGGCCCAGAAAAGGCCGACCCCGGACGCCGAAGCCGCCGAAGGCCGGATGGAGACCCCGGCCCCTTCGAGGGGAGCGCCGGTATCGGCCCGGACGACCTGCACGTCCATGCGAGTCGGCGGCAGGCGGATCTCGACCGACGCTTCCGAAGCTTCAGCAGGAGCGCCGACCTGAATCTCGCCATTGACCTGAGTCCCGTCCAGACTCTCGTAAAAGAAGCGATACCGATCGGCGGGCTGGGTACAAACCTGAAAAGTCGGATCTCCCTTCAGCGAAACCCGAGCCCATGAAGGCGCTCCCGGGGACTGCCCCGACCGAGACCGGGCCACGATATTCAAAGTGCCCGTCGTCAGGGGGGTCGTCCCGTAAAGTATCCGACCCGTCAGTCGGAAGGCGCACGCCCGGAGCAAGACGTCCCGGAGTTCACCGGCCCGGACCTCGACCTGGACCGGGGCAGGCCGCTGGAAACCCCGCTCCGCCTCGGTCGCCGCCGTCACTCGATAGGCGCCCTCCGCTAAGAGGGGCGTCGTCACACAGCCGGAGGCGTCTGTCGTCAGAAGCGGGATGGCCTGCAAAGAATAATCCAGTCCACCTTCCGGATTTTGCCAGAGGACCCGGACGAGTGCCCCGGCGACCGGCGCCTCTTGTTCGCCCAAGACGCAAACCCGAAGCCGCCCGCCCGGCTTCAGGACGATTTCCGTCGGCTGGACCTCACAGGCCGGGCTGACTTCTATCCGTTGGACCGCGATCGCAAAATCTGGATGGCTGACGGTGACTTCGTAGCGGCCCGGCATCAGGGTGCCCAGGGGCACGTCGCCCCGCTCGTCCGTGACCTTCCACGAATCCCTGCCCCCGAGGGAGAAGAGCCGGCCCTCGGTCCGTCGCACCGAGACGACAGTCGCCAACGGGACGGGCTGGCCGGAAGCGTCTCGCACGTGCACCTGCACGAGGCACCCGCGGTCCACGACGATCTCGCCCAGGTCTTTGCTTTCACCGGGTCGGACCGACACCGAGAGTTCCCGGACCCCGTGATCGGGCGCCTCGATTTGAATCCAGACGACGCCCGGAGCCACTTCCCGGTCGAACGACCCCTGGACGTCGAAGACGGGTTCGTCGGCACCGCCAAATGCCACAAAGGCCTGGACGCCCTCCGGAGACGTAAAAGCCCGGACGTAAAAGAAGGGGATCGGTTTCTTGTCGGCCGTGACGACCCGCCCCCGGACGCGGGCCTGGCGGGCCAAAGTAAGGACGACCCCCTTCGAATTGGCGGCGACCCTCACGGAGCCCCATCCGACTTGGGCGTATCCCGTAGCGCTGGCCCGCAGTTCATAGCGGACATCCGCCTCGAGACCGCCTATGACGAAGGTCCCGTCGGACCCCGAGGTCGCCTCTATTTCAAGCGCCCCGATGCTAAGGACGCCGTCTAAGGGCGTGGCCGTGATCCGGGCGTTGGGGACCGGCCGGCCCGTATCGTCCACGACCCGGCCCTCGATGGTCGCCCCCCGCCGGAAGACGACTCGCCCGAGGTCGTGCCGCTCCCCCGCCCCCGCCAGCCGAAGTTCCTGCCGGACGGACCGGTACCCCGACGCTTGGAAGACGACCTCGACCGGCACCGACGGGACCAGCCCGACCCGGAAACGACCCTTTTCGTCCGGCGCCTGCCATTCGGTCAGGAGGGGGAGCCGCCACTGAACCGGTCCTTCCAGAAGCCGGACGGTCGCCCGCACGTTCCGTAAGACGTCCCCGTCCTCGTCGACGGCCACGCCGACGATCTCATGGCCCGGGACGAGCCGCACGGTACGGCGGGCCGACTCGCCGGAACTCAGCCGGAGGGCCTCCGTCAACTGAACGCCCCGACCCGGCGCCCGCACCAGGAGTCGGAAGTCTACGCCCGATGGGAGGCCGTACAACGTCACCTGGCCCTCGGCGTCCGTCACCGGGACCTGGTCCCGGAGGATGGACCATAGTCGGGAAGACGGATTCCCGGCTACGGCGGGTAAGAGAGAGACACGGGCGTTCGGGACCGGTCGGTCCTGCATGTCGACGGCCCGCACGGTCAATTGGGCACCGCCCCGGATGACCCGAAGTCGGACCCGGGCCGTCTGACCCGCCGCGACCGTCGCCGTGCCGGGGACGCCCGTGTAGCCCGTCATGTGGACCATCAGCCGATAGGCGCCCGGCAGGAGGCCCGAGACCCGGAATCGCCCCTCCCTGTCGAGAGGGGTCGTCCATGCAAAGAGGGGCTCCCGGTCGTACGTCATGGCATCCGACCATCGGTCG
This genomic window contains:
- the nboR gene encoding Nicotine blue oxidoreductase, with the translated sequence MRKRPIGAVVLAAGASTRLGTPKQLIRFRHRRLLEHVIYAAVTAGFRPVVVVVGAHADRIRQTVVLPPGVRWVENPQWPGGMSTSIRTGLTALVEADPSVAGALLMACDQPYVSAALLRRIQAAYRRTGAPVVACAYGGTFGVPALFDRSLFPELQALQGDRGAKSVIAKYLDRAVQVSFPWGAIDIDTAADRAKLLRRSTRRSADRS
- the corA gene encoding Cobalt/magnesium transport protein CorA, translating into MPRFFKRYAPPGTSPGLLTIPAEAPARPVSLAALYYHGEAFEEFTPARVADVLPYLSRRGVLWLNVEGLDRTVLEELGQAFSIHPLTLEDILHTGQRPKIEDYEHYVFIVQYLFRHREDATDFHLEAEQINIVLGSNYVVTVQEGKPGDAFDPIRERIRSGHGRIRQMGADYLAYALLDTIVDHYFPLLEAVGETVEDLQDELVLHPSPGLLPRLHALKRELLFMRRTLWPTREVVLGMMDRIGNQAIHAETRVYLRDVYDHAVQAIDILETYREMLADMVDVYLSSVSNQINQVMKVLTVIATIFIPLTFIVGVYGMNFNTQVSPWNMPELNWRYGYPAVLAGMALIAGGMLYYFKRRGWL
- the vanB gene encoding Vancomycin B-type resistance protein VanB: MTKTNNEDAKPPQRKRWMTLRPRTLGPVHNLEQHVRPDWWRRIFNSIYLKTDADVIDDPTITAQEVDYIIRVLQLQPDDRILDLCCGQGRHSLELARRGFRSIDSLDRSHYLIQRAKAAARKEGLPVRFREGDARKLPYGPDTFDVVLLLGNSFGYFETLQDDLQVLREIFRVLKPWGRVLIDVADGDYLRQNFEPRSWEWIDRNYFVCRERSLSSDGERLITREVVTHVRKGVIVDQFYAERLYNRERLRSLLAEAGFSDIEFPGTLTPESQRNQDLGMMARRIIVTAVVKKAWSPVRHKPQPAVRSVAVVLGDPRKPDPLKPGHRFDEDDLYTIDQLKDALRSLSGYRFIYLDDHDRLVEHLTRLKGKIDFVFNLCDEGFGNDYARELHVPALLEILGIPYTGAGPQCLAYCYDKSLVRGVAKEMGIPVPEAIFIRPEDTTFELPMSFPVIVKPNFGDSSFGITVRSVCSTIEELSAAIEEIRTKFGYEKPILVEEFLTGKDLTVGIIGNPPDDYIVLPIAEEDYSVLPPGLPPICGYEAKWLPDSPYWKLRSIPADLPDDVEKAIIEDCLQLFQRLGCRDYARFDWRLDAEGRPKLLEVNPNPGWCWDGHLAKMAALQGMSYTEMLLAILQAAERRLGLTPTVEAAEVLAPVRSEASAAVRR
- the pppA gene encoding Leader peptidase PppA yields the protein MWEPLLPKWAGWAYWGAMGAAVGSFLNVCIYRIPRGESIVFPRSRCPRCAHPIPWYYNIPVLSWLWLRGRCAFCRGPISVRYFLVELWTALTYVGLFDRWGWSPTFLILAVFLSLCIALFFIDLEWQVLPNGLTIPGAAVGLLTMGPNALVTWESGLLGFGLGVTIPLGLIGLYWLVRREEGMGLGDVKLLAMIGAFLGAGRLLMVLMIASVAGVLGGLVLWRRQRTTPLGRVAVPFGTFLCGAAWLVVFWGDTAYEAYHRWLIRWYLGL